The sequence GATCTTTCCACAGTTCAAATATAACCCTAGAAGCATATGGACTCCATTCCTCACGACTGTGGACCCCAAGGTTAAGCATCAACGGCGTAAGAGTACTGTCATGGCCACTATAGAGAACAAACTTAGGCGAGGATTTTCGTTGTGCCTTCTCGATCATTCGCCTTGCCATATGAATTAGCATAGGATGAGTAACCATGTCTGCTATCCCAGTATAATTCTCTGCCAATGCCCAGCTTGCAAAGTCTATGCCTTCTGCAACCATTTCTTGAGAGACACAACCCCCTGGTCCGCATGGGAGAGGATGATTGTGGCAGTATCGGGTTAAAATAGCATCGGTCAAGCTAAGTGAACAAAGACAAGTTATTGAAATTAATATGGCGCAGAAACCAAAGatcaatagtaataattattattgtaatttttacgTTCAGCTTATGGGGATTGTGCTTTCAAGGGTATCTGGTACAGGTTAAGTGAACATTCACAAAAGCTGTCACTATAAAAAAGCtgctccaaaattttgcatcaaacaagttggtaaTTGTCAAATTACCATTGTAAAAGATTAAATAACTGATGGTTTGAGGATTAGTCCTTTGCTCTTAGAAATTAGTGTACTTTTTAGACACATTaaggaatttttctttgccCTTCTTATTTCCACCTCATGTTGCCCAAAGCAGCAATGACAATGCACATTTAGTTACATGAACAACAAAAGGGAAACTGTTTCCTTCTGTGACCTGACTCTTGTAAGATGATTGTGTTTGGAATAGAACAACAATTAACTCACAATACAACAGATGGCAGAGCTGAGCGGGAAGTTCTGAGTATCTGAGCATACTTCTGCATAAATGGCTCCATTTTTACAGCATGTGCAACATAATCTTTCCTCTGTTTGTATTTAACCCACCGATCCATCAATGTGGGACATTTGTAAAGAACTCCACGGTCATCCTCACGGAACCAAATATCCGAAGAGACATTTATTGTGAGACCCTCTAAGGCATTATAAAACAAACAAGATGATTAATATCAATTTACATTAATGAACTTATCATTAAAATTAAGTTGCTCCATGTGGCCAATGCCAAAAAATAATTTGGAGAAGAATTTGCTATTTCATCTTCCAAGGGTTAACAACTACAACTACAGGAAAATTCCACAATTTTTATTGACATACTTGGATGCATAAAGAAAACATGGAAACTCCACTTAAAAAAGAAAGGTGCTTGAAAGGCATTGCAAGAGCTAAAACATAAAAATTAGCATAGATAACAGGATGATTTGGGGCGATATCTAGCATAAATGCCACAACTGGAATTAAAATTTGTTATTCAAAATTTAGGCAAGTGAAACTTGGAATAATCTTTTGATACACCACATGCAGAACTGGAATTGTTATTACTATCACATAGGTAAACATGACAGCTTTAAGACCACttcagtcgaacctcgattatccggacctccattatccggacttttcgattatccagactttttctctggtcccattttttcatgaatattaataagctttgatctcaaaagctttcagaggtaaaaaatgtttaaaatcaagaaaagtgtgtttaaaacagcgcatttaccgcttcgctttcaaaagatttagcgctcggcgacaaagagcattctgatgcattctgctgaattttgattggttcagtattgtaattaaaaatgtgctatctttatttcttttgtttacattgttgtctcattaatattcatattttcgattatccggactctcgattatccggactttttactgaggtcccgacgggtccggataatcgaggttcgactgtactaccAGTGAAACAAGTCcatatttaaaaaacaaattacataacaataattatttgtatgtGCTATTTGATTTAAATACACCTGGTGACATTTTAAAATGTTCACCCGTCAGCTCTAAAAATAATGTATAACTgttacaataacaattattattattattttgaaatataatTGGGGTATGCTAAAATCAAATCATGAATGCTCTTATCCATAAAAATCACTTATCACCTCATTGGCTAATAAGTCTTAATAAGTTTTGAATATGTAATGAGCCCTAATGAGTAATAATAAGTCTTAATAAGTCAATGTTCAAGTTTCTTTCGTTCTGAAGGCCATTTCCTTTTCTTCTGATTTGTATTATGAAATCTTCTgttcaaatttgaaattaaagCAGTACAAAATAACTGCATTCTCTTTGAAATGATTTAAAATCTTACCACCAATGATTGTGTCCTTCGTAAGAAGGCCAAACAGAAATGCAGCCGCACTCTGGATGCATCTTGATTTCCCTGTTGACCGTACCCGGAGACTGCGTGAAATCATCTCATCGTCTATCAAATCCATGTATGCAGCTCTCATGTGTCTGCCAAGTTCAAAATTCTGCAGAAAGCCTTTTTGGGACAGTTGCCCAGTTTCACATCTTTTTCCTGATGGAACCAATGAACTAGAGAGTTTCCCACCTTTTACAAAGTCCCGCAACTGAAAAGAACTGGAAACCTGTCTAAAATCTTCAAAAAGTTGTCTATGATGTGGATTTCTGGTTTCAAAAGTACAACCAAAGTCATACTTCTTAGTATCAATGTTGGGTATATTCATCGCTGGCGATCTATCACCGTGCCGAATCACCACTTGAATCATTTCTAAATGAAACGATTTTTGGTTCAACTGTTCGTCCATGCTTAATGATCCTTCAAGTCCTACCACGTGCATTGGATAGTTGCAGTATTTTGTAATAAGTTGCTGCACTGGCTTAGAAACAATATAGGATGCTACATTCTCAGATCTGGAGGATTTCCAAACTGTAAACATGAAAGTAAAATATGATTCATAATTAAGATAACCGTCGCTGTAAATTATGGACAAGTTGAAACTGTCTCTGAAATTGAACCTTTGTTATCTACTACagctaataataacaataataaaaacaacaagaataatCAGTAACCATAACAAATTCAACCCATGTGTGAAATCTAGAAATCTAAATCTGGCCGTGCTTGCAGGACAGGTACTGAGGTAGCTTTTTAACTCATGTCCTGAGTCAAAATGCCAGTTGTTTTGGAAGACTTGACTTAACTTGACTTGACACTTTAATGCCCTCGTGAAGCGATGGCTTTAAATACTGCATCCTTGTTCAAGTGGTTGCTGGTACAACGCGAGATGAAACTGTGAAGATAACCCTACTCTAATACTTGAAATATAACACCATGGATGGTAAACAGTCCGTGATAACACCTACCCCAAATCCACACAAAAAGCATAAGCAATCCTACTATAATAATTCTCCATAACTGGTCGAGTCTCTGGAATCGATATCTCCAGTAATTCATTCTTCTTTTTAAGTTAATTATCGTCAAGGGAATCATTCTAACCagtgttttgtttcttattaGGAAGCCATCTTGAATTAAGGTAGTGCTTAGTACTTCTCTTAGTTCTTATTAACAACACAAGGGCTTGGGTCTGGTTTACGGTGTCCGGTCACTTCGTTCCATAATTATTTCGTTCCAAGTCAGTTCGTTCCTAATTATGGTGAGATCGTTCCACAAAATAATCAGTTCGTTCCATGACAGAGTCAGTTCGTCCCCCACTAAAATCAGATCGTAAACGTCGattaatataatttttattttattttatcttttctcCTTCAGATAACCGTTCAAATCTTACTCTCAAAGATGCTCTCATGCTTTTCCTTCAGATAACCGTTCCAATCTTACTCTCAAAGATTCTCTCATGCTTTTTACTCAATTACAATCTGaggatttctttctttctcctgTTGTAATGCAATGATACACTAACTACActtttcagttgatctcaacctgacttcgaggctTTTCGCCGGGTACTCAGGTTTCCTCTCTCATCAAAATTTCTGCATCCTGTATAGTATCACGACTTCTAGGattattaaaaatgaaaaataaactttCCCGAAGCTACAGGGAAATTCCCGCAAGTGCGGGACTCAACTTAATTAAGGTCCTCATCGGTCGCCATTGAACCGAGGCAAGTGCCCCGGATGTGCAACCGCGCGAGAAAAGCGCGGGAACATTGCACATCGCCAGTCGTCACACTGAAGTGTAAGCAACATGcttgtgtttcttttctctcctttctttttttttttgtctttttgttgtCTAAAACATCGCTAAATATTCCTCTGTTTTTAAGCGTATTATCTGCAACGTTTAAAGCTACTGGAAGGATGTTTCCAGAGACGTTCCTGGACTTTTTCAACGCTTCCGTTGCTTTGAAGGTATCATCACAGACTTTTGCACGACGACTACGTATTAAGACCTGAAAAGTAAGTTAACGGACAGATTTATGTTTTTTATGGCTTTTACGGGGACAAAGGGAACTTTTCATGTACATGTTACATTTGTTAGTCATGCTGAATcaaaaagtcaattttttttgcgtGAATTCCGCCGGTAACTGTTACATCCGAAAACATCGCTTTTGAAATTTGGACAAACATCTAAAAGGTGATTTTGCTATGTTCTTCGCAAAAGGAGGAGCGGAGATTAACAGCGTACAAAGACCGACTAAAAAGGGAACAAGGGAAACTGAAATGCAAGATTACCAAAAAACACAATTATCTACAGTAAATTTGTGCTGCTCGTAGTTTTAATCCTACACTAAGCTGTTGCTACAAACAACGTTTGTTATTTTCAAGCTGAAATTATCAAATTTGGTTTCCTTCTTTGTGAAGTTAACTGTAAAAGAAGTGGCTGGGAGAACTTTTTCCCTCTTCCTATGGGACTGAAAGTTAGTTTAATTAGACATTTAATTAATAATCAGtcttttttattgaaaaatcCTCTTTCTTTTTGAAAGGCttgaggacaaaataaaggatatttgaaAGATCCTTCAAGCCTTTCCGATAAGTAATCATAGCCACCTAGAAAATTCTCAGTTTATGACTGCAATAAATGGCCACAGCCTCATTGAAAGAGGCACTCGCACGTGGCCAACAATTGTGTCTGTGTCAATTTATTGGGAAGGGAATTGTAATTTAGAAAAGCCTGATTTGTCTTTCtaccaagagaaaaaaaaagggtagCCACAATAActattttgaaagaaagctaATCTAGAATGCAAATATCAATGCGATCAGGCCATTAATAATCAAGAAAATAATAACTAGATCATTAACCACTCCTTGAGGGGGCCTTTTCAGAGCCAATAATGAatcaaagaaaataagttgACAAAGTTTATTTAATGCTTTATTGGGGGGAAATTCCCTCCGCTACGTTTCGATTTGCTGATTTTCTTTCTGATGGTCattttagggagtttaagcaaatcaCTACGACTGGCGACTGGattattgattcagagcccatacGGGCTCGAAATaatgagggcctcccaggggttttagggaacaagggaacattcccatttacttttagggaacaagggatatcttaaaataccttttagggaacaagggaacattgatttccAGACCATCGGAAAAACTTTTTTAATGTTAAGAGGGAAAAAGGCCTTTCCGACGACAAAATAATGGCAAAGTATTACAATTTGTCTGATGTTTAAGCAACGGACAATGCAAAACATTCTAAACATTTGCATCAAGTGCCGATTTgcattcataaaaaaaattgacgcaCCACAGGCCAGACAGTGAATCCAAACTCTACAGCTGTTAAAAGAATAGTTCAATACAATGCAACTTCAGCACAGGCAATATTTATTCCGTTCAACATCTTCCCTAGCTAGGGAAGTTTCATGGTTACATATCGCATTAGTAATCTATtgctacaataatattaaaagagGTTACTGTAATGATCAGTTAGGTATGCCCTTTCAGATTCACCACCATGCCTTAAGTGCAATGCTGTCCCTTCACAAAATGACCTTTCTATACTTAGGCACGGTAAAACGCAGCTAAAAATCAAAGCTCTCTGGAGAAAAAGAACTTACAGAATCAAGTGCTTTATCACACCCGCACACTACCGAATCTTAAGTTTATGTACATTCACAGCTATTTTATTTTGAGGGTAACCATGTTCTTCcaccaagaaaaacaaagaaagcaaagaactGGAGAAATCACATGTTATTTCTGGAATTCTAGAATTTGCAGATGGTAGTGAGTAATAAGATTGatacaaaacaatacaaaaaaagtAATTGTAAAAAATTATGTAAATTCAATCAACACAAATGAAATTTATTAACTAGGAGTTACCATACTTCAGATTGTATCCCATAAAGTTCAACAGGGTTCTGATAAGATTTCaaatgcattttcaaaatgacgaaAGATTTTCGCAAAGACAACATTAAGAAGCAGGTGattttgactgttttttttgcatattttgacAACCCTAGAATAGCAAACCCTGCCTTTCATCTTTTCAGTCACCACAATGTTATTGGCTTTGTAAAcagcttaattaataaaaaaatacagtGAGTTTGATGCAAGATGTTAGGTTAGGTTACCTTATGCCTACAAATACCATTGAGTAATAATATGAGTAATCATCTACCAGTGCATTCTACATTCCTGCACTCACGATATATGTTACTGGTCTAAACTTttatcttgtttgttttttttttccatccatgattacaaaaaaagaaaaaaaacacaatgtAAAATAAAAGTCATGCATGCAGACATTTGCAGCCATTGTATTTTTCCTGTAAGCTTCAAAGGAAAAGATCTTATTATCCATCAAAAACTCCTGGCagcaaaaaaatgaagaaacataACCCTAAGCCTTCAAAATAGGTAGCcaattattttttgcacaaaaagtgCTACTTCacaaaatctccaaaaaaaaattttaattaatgtCTCCATTCACCCCGAGTCACACTAAACAGCATGGCCTGCCAGATAAACAACAATGTTGAGTCAATGAGCGTTTCCTAAAAAGAACATTCTTGGAACCAAAAAAGAATGGGTGTTTATCTGTCTCTATCTTATTGACTGCTTAGATGTCAGAGTTATCCCACTCTAGCAGACCCTTGGCAGCCCCACCTTCCTCATCTTCTGTATCCTGATTGTCTGTGTGAGCACCATCTTCATTCAAATCAAGTTCCTGGAATTTCTGCATGGGATTGAGCGTAATCCGAACACCACTTAGTCCAGTGTCGTCCCAGtacatttcttctttttcatcaCCTGGTGAGACAACCTTCACAGTTGTGGGCCTCCTACACAACAAAATTGGAAAACTTGAATTAGTTAAGAGTTAACTAGTTAACAATATTAAGATGGCTTCGTAAGCTAGAGAATACTCTGaatcaataaaaattgaaattttcaccagaGCGTAACAAAATCTACACAAGGGGAACTTTAAAACATATGTATTTGATCTGAAGGAGCT is a genomic window of Acropora muricata isolate sample 2 chromosome 8, ASM3666990v1, whole genome shotgun sequence containing:
- the LOC136926955 gene encoding 2-phosphoxylose phosphatase 1-like, with the protein product MIPLTIINLKRRMNYWRYRFQRLDQLWRIIIVGLLMLFVWIWVWKSSRSENVASYIVSKPVQQLITKYCNYPMHVVGLEGSLSMDEQLNQKSFHLEMIQVVIRHGDRSPAMNIPNIDTKKYDFGCTFETRNPHHRQLFEDFRQVSSSFQLRDFVKGGKLSSSLVPSGKRCETGQLSQKGFLQNFELGRHMRAAYMDLIDDEMISRSLRVRSTGKSRCIQSAAAFLFGLLTKDTIIGEGLTINVSSDIWFREDDRGVLYKCPTLMDRWVKYKQRKDYVAHAVKMEPFMQKYAQILRTSRSALPSVVFLTDAILTRYCHNHPLPCGPGGCVSQEMVAEGIDFASWALAENYTGIADMVTHPMLIHMARRMIEKAQRKSSPKFVLYSGHDSTLTPLMLNLGVHSREEWSPYASRVIFELWKDQRTDNTKARYLERYYFRVLVNGKVVTSKMKFCSDALLKGELCPVTELISWLSSGTGIAGMVGRYNSLCSQ